Within Sandaracinaceae bacterium, the genomic segment CTTGTAGTCTTTGAAGAAACGGCGGATCTCACGCATCGTGTGGCCCGGCAGCTGGTCCAGGTCCTCGTAGTCCTCGAACGCGGGATCATGCAGATGGACGGCAATGATCTTGTCGTCCTGCTGCCCCTGATCGGCCATGTGCATCACGCCGATGGCGCGCGCGGTCAGCATCGAGAGCGGCTGCACCGGCTCGTTGCCGAGCACCAGCACGTCCAGGGGGTCGTTGTCGTCGCAGTAGCTGCGGGGGAGGAAGCCGTAGTTCGCGGGGTAGTGGACCGCGCTGTACAGCACCCGGTCCACGCGCAGCATCCCCGAGGGCTTGTCGAGCTCGTACTTCACGCGGGATCCCTTGGGGATCTCGATGACGACGTTGAAGCCGTCCTTGATCGTGGCCGCGGGGTTGGGGAGATCGTGCCAAGGGTGAACCATCTCTGCCTCCGGGCGCGGACCATAGAAGCGCCCTGGCGGTTGGCAACCTCACCTCGACACGCGCGCCGGGTTTCGCCATCCTCGCGCCGCAATCCCGGGAGGAAACAGCATGTCCGACGCCCTCGATCTCTTCTTCGCGCCCCGCTCCGTCGCGGTGGTCGGCGCCTCCAGTCGCCCCGAGGCGGTCGGTCACGCCCTCCTCAAGAACCTGCTCTACGGCGAGATGCACGGCGAGGACCGCGGCCAGGGTTTCCAGGGAGACATCCACGCCGTCAACCACAAGGGCGGCGAGATCCTCGGCCAGCCGGTGAAGAAGTCGCTCGGCGAGATCGGCGCCCCCGTCGACCTCGTGATGATCGCGATCCCCCCGAAGTACGTGAAGAGCGTGATCCAGGAGGCGGGCGAGCTGGGCACGAAGGCGGTCATCGTGATCAGCGCCGGCTTCGCCGAGATGGGCGACGACGGCAAGGCGCTCCAGGACGAGATCGTCTCGGTCGCGCGC encodes:
- a CDS encoding inorganic diphosphatase, yielding MVHPWHDLPNPAATIKDGFNVVIEIPKGSRVKYELDKPSGMLRVDRVLYSAVHYPANYGFLPRSYCDDNDPLDVLVLGNEPVQPLSMLTARAIGVMHMADQGQQDDKIIAVHLHDPAFEDYEDLDQLPGHTMREIRRFFKDYKALEKKEVEVEELGDANQALRVVTEALELYQKEENRLRGWR